From the genome of Haemophilus parainfluenzae, one region includes:
- the mnmA gene encoding tRNA 2-thiouridine(34) synthase MnmA — protein sequence MLTSNTYNQHFTPLSAEQLAENATKKVICGMSGGVDSSVSAFILQQQGYQVEGLFMKNWEEDDDTDYCTAAADLADAQAVCDKLGIKLHKINFAAEYWDNVFEHFLTEYKAGRTPNPDILCNKEIKFKAFLEYAAEDLGANYIATGHYVRRRGADDQAELLRGLDSNKDQSYFLYTLSKNQVGQSLFPVGEIEKPIVRAIAEDLGLITAKKKDSTGICFIGERKFKDFLARYLPAQPGDIRTVDGEIIGRHEGLMYHTLGQRKGLGIGGLRNAGDEAWYVVDKDVENNELIVAQGHDHPRLFSKGLIAKQLHWVSREPVREAFRCTVKTRYRQTDIACLVEPIDDDCIRVIFDEPQAAVTPGQSAVFYLDEVCLGGGIIEERI from the coding sequence ATGTTAACTTCAAATACTTATAATCAACATTTCACACCTTTGAGTGCAGAACAACTTGCCGAAAATGCCACTAAAAAAGTCATTTGTGGTATGTCTGGTGGGGTAGACTCCTCCGTTTCTGCGTTTATTCTTCAACAACAAGGCTACCAAGTGGAAGGCTTGTTTATGAAAAACTGGGAAGAGGATGACGATACCGATTATTGTACGGCAGCAGCGGATTTAGCTGATGCGCAGGCAGTATGCGACAAACTAGGCATTAAACTGCATAAAATTAATTTTGCCGCGGAATATTGGGATAACGTGTTTGAACATTTCTTAACAGAATACAAAGCCGGTCGTACGCCAAACCCCGATATTCTGTGCAATAAAGAAATTAAATTTAAAGCTTTCTTAGAATATGCGGCAGAAGATTTAGGTGCTAATTATATTGCTACCGGCCATTATGTGCGTCGTCGCGGGGCAGATGATCAGGCTGAACTATTGCGGGGTTTAGATAGCAACAAAGATCAAAGTTATTTTCTTTACACCTTGAGTAAAAATCAGGTAGGTCAAAGCCTTTTCCCTGTAGGTGAAATCGAAAAGCCAATCGTGCGTGCTATTGCAGAAGATTTAGGTTTAATTACCGCGAAGAAAAAAGACTCTACTGGGATTTGCTTTATCGGTGAGCGTAAATTTAAAGATTTCTTAGCGCGTTATTTGCCGGCTCAACCAGGTGACATCCGTACCGTGGATGGCGAGATTATTGGTCGCCATGAAGGCTTGATGTATCACACTCTCGGACAGCGTAAAGGACTAGGTATCGGTGGATTAAGAAATGCCGGAGATGAAGCCTGGTATGTAGTAGATAAAGATGTGGAAAATAATGAATTGATTGTGGCACAAGGCCATGATCATCCACGTTTGTTCTCCAAAGGCTTAATTGCCAAGCAGCTACATTGGGTGAGTCGCGAACCTGTGCGTGAAGCGTTCCGTTGTACGGTAAAAACTCGTTATCGCCAAACGGATATTGCTTGTTTGGTAGAGCCGATTGATGACGATTGCATCCGAGTGATTTTTGACGAACCACAAGCCGCGGTCACACCAGGTCAATCAGCCGTGTTTTACCTAGATGAAGTCTGCTTAGGTGGCGGAATTATCGAAGAACGAATTTAA
- a CDS encoding BCCT family transporter: MKIQNTFKANVIWGSLGFSLAIIAALLFDTQQTISYLAAAKAFIFSQFSWFYILLSAFFLFFLLFLALGRYGDIKLGSDEEEPEFKLGSWIALLFTSGIGIGIVFLGVAEPLSHFLSPIGEYEKVRTALFFSIFHWSISAWAIYGLIALTIAYFGFRYKLPFSLRSCFYPLLKEKINGKVGDVIDILGICTTLFGVVATLGYSAIRLAAAFHSMHLLDNSPYLVPLILVSVFIIAILISLQGIANGFRILSELNLGITFLFMLLVLLFGPTIYLISAFTENIGTYLSGLIRVGFKAYAYDVEHLDWFMDWTVFYWAWWFSWAPGFGIFIARISRGRTLREFIFGVLMVPSLFFVLWFTVFGNGAIWVNEHLAKGALGRAVNDVGSLLFDFLSYLPYSGLTKTLALFIITLFFIVTINFGIYTLNNIAIEDKSQVSPRWQSMFWGGLLSAVTFVLYLFGGIEILQSTMLFFSLPFALLMSVMAWSLLKGLRFERQYYSTEVSDLWTGANWRSRLRQLVIEPKRDDAISHLKTTALLAMRELRQLLIGTYGLNVTLQQRFDVDNNQLVLSIENGLAEDFFYQITLFEKPVSETAQVHHALMVSTNIQLEGYPLNITKEEDLIVDILQCYERYMRELDFVIS; this comes from the coding sequence ATGAAGATACAAAATACTTTCAAAGCAAATGTTATTTGGGGCAGTTTAGGTTTTAGTTTAGCGATTATTGCAGCCCTTTTATTTGATACGCAGCAAACGATATCTTATCTTGCTGCGGCGAAAGCCTTTATTTTCTCTCAATTTAGCTGGTTTTATATTTTACTGAGTGCATTTTTTCTGTTCTTTTTACTTTTCTTGGCGTTAGGACGATACGGCGATATTAAACTTGGGAGTGATGAGGAAGAACCAGAGTTTAAATTAGGCTCTTGGATTGCATTACTCTTTACCTCTGGAATTGGTATTGGTATTGTTTTTCTTGGTGTTGCTGAACCGCTTTCACATTTTCTTTCACCAATAGGTGAATATGAGAAAGTTCGAACAGCATTATTTTTTAGTATTTTTCATTGGAGTATCAGTGCTTGGGCTATTTATGGATTAATTGCACTTACGATAGCTTACTTCGGATTTCGCTATAAATTACCCTTTTCTTTACGCTCTTGTTTTTATCCCTTACTGAAAGAAAAGATTAATGGAAAAGTAGGGGATGTCATTGATATTCTCGGGATTTGTACCACCTTATTTGGCGTAGTCGCAACCTTAGGTTACAGTGCGATTCGGTTGGCTGCAGCATTCCACTCAATGCATTTATTGGATAACTCACCCTATTTGGTTCCCCTTATTTTAGTGAGTGTTTTTATCATTGCTATCTTAATTTCACTGCAGGGTATCGCCAACGGGTTCCGAATTCTTAGTGAGCTTAATCTAGGCATTACCTTTCTCTTTATGCTATTGGTTTTGCTATTCGGTCCGACAATATATTTAATTTCTGCTTTTACGGAAAATATTGGTACCTATTTAAGCGGTTTAATTAGAGTCGGCTTCAAGGCTTATGCCTATGATGTAGAACATCTAGATTGGTTTATGGATTGGACGGTTTTTTACTGGGCATGGTGGTTTTCATGGGCGCCAGGCTTTGGGATTTTTATCGCACGGATTTCTCGCGGACGAACTTTGCGGGAGTTTATTTTCGGCGTATTGATGGTGCCAAGTTTATTCTTCGTTTTGTGGTTCACGGTATTTGGTAATGGAGCAATTTGGGTGAATGAGCATCTTGCTAAGGGGGCATTAGGTCGAGCTGTAAATGATGTGGGATCACTTCTTTTTGATTTTTTGAGTTATTTACCCTATTCCGGTTTAACTAAAACGTTAGCTTTATTTATTATCACACTCTTTTTTATTGTAACCATTAACTTTGGTATTTATACGCTTAATAATATCGCAATTGAAGACAAAAGCCAGGTTTCACCTCGTTGGCAATCTATGTTTTGGGGTGGTTTATTGTCAGCTGTTACATTTGTTCTTTATCTTTTTGGCGGTATTGAAATACTACAATCAACGATGTTGTTTTTCTCTTTACCTTTTGCTCTGTTGATGTCAGTGATGGCATGGAGTTTGTTAAAAGGTTTACGATTTGAACGTCAATATTATTCCACAGAGGTTTCAGATTTGTGGACAGGTGCAAACTGGCGTAGCCGTTTAAGACAGTTAGTGATTGAACCTAAGCGAGATGACGCTATTTCCCATTTAAAAACAACGGCACTTTTAGCAATGAGAGAGTTACGGCAGTTACTCATTGGTACCTATGGTCTAAATGTGACATTACAGCAACGTTTTGACGTCGATAATAATCAACTGGTCCTTTCTATTGAAAATGGATTAGCAGAAGATTTTTTTTACCAAATTACCTTGTTTGAGAAGCCTGTATCTGAAACAGCACAAGTTCATCATGCATTAATGGTTTCAACCAATATTCAATTGGAAGGTTATCCTTTGAATATCACGAAGGAAGAGGATTTGATCGTGGACATCTTGCAATGTTATGAGCGATACATGAGAGAGCTGGATTTTGTTATTTCATAA
- the tatB gene encoding Sec-independent protein translocase protein TatB, producing the protein MFDIGFSELVLLMLVGLVVLGPKRLPVAIRTVMGWVKTIRGLAANVQNELKQELKLQELQDSIKKAEQLNLKQLSPDLSKTVEELKEQAQKMRAELEEKAAAAGTTVEEQIKEIKSAAENSADSAEKLVVNSQETTEKPAETASIEHVENELAEVSEPEKTEVDLTALEAHEQAELTERLSDYYSPDDVELQPAPKSEAKS; encoded by the coding sequence GTGTTTGATATTGGTTTTTCCGAACTTGTTTTATTGATGCTTGTGGGCTTAGTCGTACTAGGCCCTAAGCGTTTACCTGTGGCTATTCGCACGGTAATGGGCTGGGTGAAAACGATCCGCGGGTTGGCAGCTAATGTTCAAAATGAATTAAAACAAGAGCTTAAATTGCAAGAATTGCAAGATAGCATTAAGAAAGCGGAACAACTTAATCTGAAACAGCTTTCCCCAGACTTAAGTAAAACCGTTGAAGAGCTGAAAGAGCAGGCTCAAAAAATGCGTGCAGAGCTAGAAGAAAAAGCGGCTGCAGCGGGCACAACGGTAGAAGAGCAAATTAAAGAAATTAAAAGTGCGGCTGAAAATTCGGCTGATTCTGCTGAAAAACTCGTGGTGAATTCACAAGAAACTACAGAAAAACCGGCTGAAACAGCATCGATAGAGCATGTAGAGAATGAACTTGCTGAAGTTTCAGAACCTGAAAAAACAGAAGTAGATTTAACCGCACTTGAAGCCCATGAACAAGCTGAATTAACCGAGCGTTTATCTGATTACTATTCGCCGGATGATGTGGAACTGCAACCTGCACCTAAATCTGAAGCTAAGTCCTAG
- a CDS encoding FAD:protein FMN transferase: protein MKKVLSGLIAVVLACSLSACKKDPEIISLSGKTMGTTYHIRYIEDDSVSENAQKTHEQIEVVLKDVNQKMSTYIKDSELSRFNQNTQVNTPIEISADFAKVLQEAIRLNKVTEGSLDVTVGPVVNLWGFGPEKRPERKPTPEQLAERQSWVGIDKIHLDMSGKTPTLSKALPQVYIDLSSIAKGFGVDQVADVLEQNHVQNYMVEIGGEIRAKGKNAENKAWQIAIEKPNNTGERSVQEVIGLNNMAMATSGDYRIYFEENGQRFAHEIDPKTGYPIQHHLASITVLAPSSMTADGLSTGLFVLGEDKALEVAEKENIPVYLIMKTEQGFETKMSSAFQKLLANKE from the coding sequence ATGAAAAAAGTATTAAGCGGATTGATTGCTGTCGTCCTAGCTTGTTCATTAAGTGCATGTAAGAAAGATCCCGAAATTATTTCACTTAGCGGTAAAACTATGGGCACCACTTACCATATCCGTTATATTGAGGATGATTCTGTTAGCGAAAACGCACAAAAAACACATGAACAAATTGAAGTGGTTTTAAAAGACGTGAATCAGAAAATGTCCACTTACATTAAAGATTCCGAATTAAGTCGCTTTAATCAAAATACACAAGTGAATACGCCAATTGAAATCTCTGCGGACTTTGCCAAAGTATTACAAGAAGCGATCCGTTTAAATAAGGTTACTGAAGGTTCATTGGATGTGACAGTCGGTCCTGTAGTAAATTTATGGGGCTTTGGGCCAGAAAAACGCCCAGAACGTAAGCCAACCCCAGAGCAACTTGCTGAACGTCAAAGTTGGGTGGGGATTGATAAGATTCACCTTGATATGAGCGGTAAAACCCCAACATTAAGTAAAGCCTTGCCACAGGTTTATATTGATTTATCATCTATCGCTAAAGGTTTTGGTGTGGATCAAGTCGCAGATGTCTTAGAGCAAAATCACGTACAGAACTATATGGTGGAAATTGGCGGAGAAATCCGTGCAAAAGGTAAAAATGCCGAAAATAAAGCTTGGCAAATCGCTATTGAAAAACCGAATAATACGGGTGAAAGATCAGTTCAAGAAGTGATTGGTTTAAATAATATGGCGATGGCAACTTCAGGTGATTACCGTATTTATTTCGAGGAAAATGGCCAACGTTTTGCACATGAAATTGATCCGAAAACTGGCTATCCAATTCAGCATCATTTAGCCTCAATTACCGTGCTCGCACCAAGCTCAATGACTGCTGATGGCTTATCTACAGGCCTATTTGTACTTGGTGAAGATAAAGCTTTGGAAGTGGCTGAGAAAGAAAATATTCCGGTTTATTTAATCATGAAAACGGAACAAGGCTTTGAAACGAAAATGTCCTCAGCCTTCCAAAAATTACTCGCAAATAAGGAATAA
- the hemB gene encoding porphobilinogen synthase has product MTQQILGGFPTRRLRRLRKHDFSRRLVAENTLTANDLIYPVFIIEGENHREPVPSMPKVERLTIDQLLIEAGLLVKYGVPVISLFPVVEQDKKSLMADEAFNPNGLVQRAVRALKAAYPELGVLTDVALDPYTLHGQDGIIDEEGYVLNDITTDILIKQAVSHAEAGADIVAPSDMMDGRIGRIRQALEEDGHINTQIMAYSAKYASNYYGPFRDAVGSAGNLKGGDKKTYQLDPANGNEGLQEVALDLQEGADMVMVKPGMPYLDMVYRVKDYFGVPTFAYQVSGEYAMHMAAIQNGWLKEKECIMESLLCFKRAGADGILTYFAKQVAEWLYLEGKNK; this is encoded by the coding sequence ATGACTCAACAAATTTTAGGCGGTTTCCCAACCCGTCGTCTTCGTCGTTTACGTAAACATGATTTTAGTCGTCGTTTAGTGGCAGAAAATACGTTAACCGCGAATGATTTAATTTATCCGGTATTTATCATTGAAGGTGAAAATCATCGTGAGCCTGTCCCTTCTATGCCTAAAGTTGAACGTTTAACGATCGATCAATTATTAATTGAAGCAGGCCTTTTAGTGAAATACGGTGTGCCTGTGATTTCATTATTCCCTGTGGTTGAGCAAGATAAAAAATCGTTAATGGCAGATGAAGCGTTTAATCCGAATGGTTTGGTACAGCGTGCAGTGAGAGCATTGAAAGCCGCTTATCCAGAATTAGGTGTATTAACCGATGTCGCACTCGATCCTTATACACTACACGGGCAAGACGGGATCATTGATGAAGAAGGCTATGTATTAAACGATATTACAACAGATATCCTGATTAAACAGGCTGTTTCACACGCTGAAGCGGGTGCTGATATTGTTGCACCGAGTGATATGATGGATGGACGTATTGGTCGTATTCGTCAGGCATTGGAAGAAGATGGTCATATCAATACGCAAATTATGGCGTATTCTGCAAAATATGCGTCTAATTATTATGGTCCATTCCGTGATGCAGTCGGTTCTGCCGGTAACCTGAAAGGTGGTGACAAGAAAACCTATCAACTTGATCCAGCCAACGGTAATGAAGGCTTGCAAGAAGTGGCTCTTGATTTACAAGAAGGGGCAGATATGGTGATGGTAAAACCAGGTATGCCATATTTAGACATGGTATATCGTGTGAAAGACTATTTCGGCGTGCCAACCTTTGCTTATCAAGTTTCTGGTGAATATGCGATGCATATGGCAGCCATTCAAAATGGTTGGTTGAAAGAAAAAGAATGCATTATGGAATCATTGCTTTGCTTTAAACGTGCGGGTGCAGACGGTATTTTGACGTATTTTGCGAAGCAAGTCGCTGAATGGCTTTACTTAGAAGGTAAAAATAAATAA
- the gdhA gene encoding NADP-specific glutamate dehydrogenase has translation MSAVASLDAFLEKVAQRDGHQPEFLQAVREVFTSIWPFLEANPKYRSEALLERLVEPERAIQFRVAWTDDKGQVQVNRAFRVQFNSAIGPFKGGMRFHPSVNLSILKFLGFEQIFKNALTTLPMGGAKGGSDFDPKGKSDAEVMRFCQALMAELYRHVGPDTDVPAGDIGVGGREVGYLAGYMKKLSNQAACVFTGRGLSFGGSLIRPEATGYGLVYFAQAMLAEKGDSFQGKTVLVSGSGNVAQYAIEKAMALGAKVVTCSDSAGYVYLPEGFDREKLEALLELKNVKRGRVEEFAKQFGLQYFAGKRPWEVKADIALPCATQNELEISDAKALIANGVKLVAEGANMPTTIEATEAFLEAGVLFGPGKAANAGGVATSGLEMAQSSQRLYWTAEEVDRQLHRIMLDIHANCKKYGSAEGQANINYVVGANVAGFVKVADAMLAQGVY, from the coding sequence ATGTCAGCAGTAGCATCATTAGACGCATTTCTTGAAAAAGTGGCTCAACGTGACGGCCACCAACCTGAATTTTTACAAGCCGTTCGTGAAGTCTTCACGTCAATCTGGCCTTTCTTGGAAGCAAACCCTAAATACCGTTCAGAAGCTTTATTAGAGCGTTTAGTTGAGCCAGAGCGCGCAATCCAATTCCGTGTGGCATGGACTGATGATAAAGGCCAAGTTCAAGTAAACCGTGCTTTCCGCGTGCAATTCAACAGTGCAATTGGCCCTTTTAAAGGTGGCATGCGTTTCCATCCATCCGTTAACTTATCAATCTTAAAATTCTTAGGTTTTGAACAGATCTTTAAAAATGCCTTAACCACATTGCCAATGGGCGGTGCGAAAGGCGGCTCAGACTTTGATCCTAAAGGCAAATCAGATGCTGAAGTGATGCGTTTCTGCCAAGCATTAATGGCTGAATTGTATCGTCATGTTGGCCCAGATACCGATGTGCCCGCCGGTGATATTGGTGTAGGTGGTCGCGAAGTCGGTTATCTTGCAGGCTATATGAAAAAATTATCAAACCAAGCTGCTTGTGTCTTTACTGGTCGTGGTCTTTCATTTGGTGGAAGCTTAATTCGCCCAGAAGCAACGGGGTATGGATTGGTTTATTTTGCCCAAGCAATGCTTGCAGAGAAAGGGGATAGTTTCCAAGGTAAAACGGTTTTAGTGTCCGGTTCGGGTAACGTGGCGCAATATGCCATTGAAAAAGCGATGGCGCTAGGTGCGAAAGTTGTAACCTGTTCTGACTCTGCAGGTTACGTGTATTTACCAGAAGGATTCGATCGTGAAAAATTAGAAGCGTTATTAGAGCTTAAAAATGTAAAACGTGGTCGAGTAGAAGAGTTTGCAAAACAATTTGGTCTTCAATATTTTGCAGGTAAACGCCCTTGGGAAGTGAAAGCAGATATTGCACTTCCTTGCGCAACCCAAAATGAATTAGAGATCTCTGATGCAAAAGCCTTAATTGCAAATGGTGTGAAATTAGTCGCTGAGGGGGCAAACATGCCAACCACTATCGAAGCGACAGAAGCATTCTTAGAAGCTGGTGTATTATTTGGCCCAGGTAAAGCGGCTAATGCTGGTGGTGTTGCGACATCCGGCTTAGAAATGGCGCAAAGTTCACAACGTTTATACTGGACAGCTGAAGAGGTGGATAGACAGCTTCATCGCATCATGTTAGATATTCATGCAAACTGTAAAAAATACGGTTCAGCAGAAGGCCAAGCAAACATTAACTATGTAGTGGGCGCAAACGTAGCTGGCTTTGTAAAAGTAGCCGATGCAATGTTGGCACAAGGGGTTTATTAA
- the tatC gene encoding twin-arginine translocase subunit TatC, with the protein MSNTTDDSQPLITHLVELRNRLLRCVICILVVFVALVYFSNDIYHFVAAPLTAVMPKGATMIATNIQTPFFTPIKLTAIVSVFISVPYLLYQIWAFVAPALYQHEKRLIYPLLFSSTVLFYCGVAFAYYIVFPFVFSFFTQTAPEGVAIATDISSYLDFALALFLAFGVCFEVPVAIILLCWTGVTTTKALASKRPYIIVGAFFVGMILTPPDVFSQTLLAVPMCLLFELGLLVARFYQPKEDEEETTDEESAVENQADLNHKD; encoded by the coding sequence ATGAGCAATACGACGGACGATTCCCAACCGTTAATTACCCATCTTGTTGAACTCAGAAACCGTTTATTACGTTGTGTAATTTGTATTTTAGTGGTTTTTGTGGCGTTGGTTTATTTTTCTAATGATATTTATCATTTTGTTGCCGCACCTTTAACAGCTGTGATGCCAAAAGGTGCAACGATGATTGCAACCAATATCCAAACACCTTTCTTTACGCCAATTAAATTAACCGCGATTGTCTCGGTGTTTATTTCGGTGCCTTATTTGCTTTATCAAATTTGGGCGTTTGTTGCACCGGCACTATATCAACATGAAAAACGTTTAATTTATCCGTTATTATTTTCCAGTACAGTTTTATTCTATTGCGGTGTAGCATTTGCTTATTATATTGTTTTCCCTTTTGTGTTTAGTTTCTTTACCCAAACTGCACCAGAAGGGGTGGCTATCGCCACAGATATTAGCAGTTACCTTGATTTTGCCTTAGCGTTATTCTTGGCATTCGGTGTGTGTTTTGAAGTACCTGTTGCTATTATTTTGCTTTGTTGGACTGGTGTAACTACGACGAAAGCATTGGCTTCAAAACGTCCTTATATTATTGTGGGTGCGTTCTTTGTTGGCATGATCTTAACGCCACCCGATGTTTTCTCACAAACTTTACTAGCTGTGCCAATGTGCCTTCTCTTTGAGTTAGGCTTGTTAGTTGCACGTTTCTATCAACCGAAAGAGGATGAAGAAGAGACAACGGATGAAGAAAGTGCGGTAGAAAATCAGGCTGATTTAAATCACAAAGATTAA
- a CDS encoding BCCT family transporter, producing the protein MSLSKFMEKQTSFNPLVIGATLFFVVLLVAMILIAPEQTQTLLNAAKSGIFANFSWFYVLAFSVFLGFLVILSVSSLGNIKLGNDEEEPEFGFLSWLAMLFAAGMGVGLMFFGVAEPLTHYLSDITTGSAEHKQQEALLHTLFHWGIHAWAVYGTIALALAYFGFRYKLPLALRSCFYPLLKERINGKLGDLIDIMALLATLFGVITTLGFGASQLGAGLHQLGWISENSFSLQVVVIAVVMSLAIFSAISGVGKGVKILSELNLTLAFCLLIFVLVAGPTLYLLSAFSDNIGTYLSNLVKLSFKTYVYEQEHTSWFSGWTILYWAWWCSWAPFVGLFIARISKGRTIREFIFGVLVIPSMFGILWFTVFGNTAIWLNDGEAAGALGQMISSPETLLFKFLDYLPLSGVTGLVSLVVISLFFITSADSGIYVLNNIASRDKSLAAPRWQAVMWGVLMSTVAIVLMQSGGLANLQTMTLLVALPFAMLMLLMCFSLWKGLNADKKYFDTKVNPTSIFWTGDKWKERLEQMMNQTQEKDILRFLKHTVLPAMRELRQELIGKYELSVQINTLFDQDEPAVELVIQKDLMRDFMYGVKSIGREVSEQLINDDNLPHIQHSMTYEPYTYFFDGRVGYDVQYMDQDELIADMLKHYERYLSLLDDVGQELMAHEQTELAE; encoded by the coding sequence TTGTCTTTATCTAAATTTATGGAAAAGCAAACGTCGTTCAATCCTTTAGTGATTGGTGCAACGTTATTTTTTGTGGTGTTGCTTGTCGCGATGATTTTAATCGCACCTGAACAAACACAAACTTTATTAAATGCTGCTAAATCGGGCATTTTTGCCAACTTTAGTTGGTTTTACGTATTAGCATTCTCAGTATTTTTGGGCTTTTTAGTCATTTTATCAGTCAGTAGCCTAGGTAATATCAAATTAGGCAATGATGAAGAAGAGCCTGAATTTGGTTTTCTGTCTTGGTTGGCGATGTTATTTGCTGCCGGTATGGGGGTAGGGTTGATGTTCTTTGGTGTCGCAGAGCCATTGACGCATTACTTATCTGATATTACCACAGGCAGCGCAGAGCATAAGCAACAAGAAGCCTTGTTACACACCTTATTCCACTGGGGAATTCATGCCTGGGCGGTGTATGGCACGATTGCGTTGGCATTGGCTTACTTTGGATTCCGTTACAAATTACCTTTGGCATTACGTTCTTGTTTCTATCCGTTATTGAAAGAGCGTATTAATGGCAAGTTAGGCGATCTTATCGACATTATGGCGTTACTTGCCACCTTATTTGGTGTTATCACAACATTAGGTTTTGGTGCATCACAATTGGGTGCAGGCTTACATCAATTAGGCTGGATTAGCGAAAATAGCTTCAGCTTGCAAGTTGTCGTAATTGCCGTGGTAATGAGTTTAGCGATATTTTCCGCGATTTCCGGTGTAGGGAAAGGGGTAAAAATCTTAAGTGAGCTGAATTTAACATTAGCTTTCTGTTTGTTGATTTTCGTCTTAGTGGCGGGGCCAACACTTTATTTATTATCCGCTTTTAGCGACAATATCGGAACTTATCTCAGCAACTTAGTAAAATTAAGTTTCAAAACCTATGTTTATGAACAAGAACATACTAGTTGGTTTAGCGGTTGGACAATTCTGTATTGGGCATGGTGGTGTTCTTGGGCGCCATTTGTCGGTTTATTTATTGCTCGTATTTCGAAAGGGCGTACCATTCGCGAATTTATTTTCGGCGTGTTGGTGATTCCTAGCATGTTCGGTATCTTGTGGTTTACCGTATTTGGTAATACAGCCATTTGGTTGAATGATGGTGAAGCTGCAGGTGCGTTAGGACAAATGATTTCTTCGCCTGAAACGTTGCTCTTTAAGTTCTTAGATTATTTACCGCTTTCTGGTGTGACGGGTTTAGTGAGTTTGGTGGTGATTTCTTTATTTTTTATCACTTCTGCGGATTCGGGCATTTATGTATTAAATAACATTGCATCACGCGATAAAAGTCTTGCTGCACCACGTTGGCAAGCGGTGATGTGGGGCGTATTAATGTCAACTGTCGCCATTGTTTTGATGCAATCAGGCGGCTTGGCTAATCTACAGACAATGACGCTATTAGTGGCATTACCTTTCGCGATGTTGATGTTATTGATGTGTTTTAGTTTATGGAAAGGTTTGAATGCGGATAAAAAATATTTTGATACCAAAGTTAATCCAACCAGTATTTTCTGGACGGGGGATAAATGGAAAGAACGTTTGGAACAAATGATGAACCAAACGCAAGAAAAAGATATTTTACGTTTCCTTAAACATACGGTATTGCCGGCAATGCGTGAGCTACGCCAAGAATTGATTGGTAAATATGAATTGAGTGTGCAAATTAACACGTTATTTGATCAAGATGAACCTGCAGTCGAGTTAGTCATTCAGAAAGATTTGATGAGAGACTTTATGTACGGGGTGAAATCTATCGGTCGTGAGGTGTCAGAGCAATTAATTAATGACGATAACTTGCCACATATCCAGCATAGTATGACTTATGAGCCATACACTTATTTCTTTGATGGTCGAGTGGGTTATGATGTGCAATATATGGATCAAGATGAATTAATTGCTGATATGTTGAAACATTATGAACGTTATTTAAGTTTGCTAGACGATGTTGGTCAAGAATTGATGGCACACGAGCAAACAGAATTGGCTGAATAA
- the tatA gene encoding twin-arginine translocase TatA/TatE family subunit, producing MFGLSPAQMIILLVVILLVFGTKKLRNAGSDLGAAVKGFKKAMSDDEPKKDAEFTQIKDGTSTAEKTETVKDKEQA from the coding sequence ATGTTTGGTTTATCCCCAGCACAAATGATTATTTTATTAGTCGTGATTTTATTAGTATTCGGTACAAAAAAATTACGCAATGCGGGATCTGATCTTGGCGCAGCAGTAAAAGGCTTTAAAAAAGCGATGTCTGATGACGAGCCGAAAAAAGATGCGGAATTTACTCAAATTAAAGACGGTACAAGCACCGCTGAAAAAACTGAAACTGTAAAAGATAAAGAACAGGCATAA
- the nqrM gene encoding (Na+)-NQR maturation NqrM, translating into MQTLFFTLIAFVAIIVLMSVGFIFKKQSLKGSCGGLSSLGIAKACDCDKPCDTLQEKLDAGDENAKAEYEQKFAKKDDDSQFYEVK; encoded by the coding sequence ATGCAAACGTTATTTTTTACCCTAATCGCTTTTGTGGCCATTATTGTATTAATGTCTGTGGGCTTTATCTTTAAAAAACAAAGCTTAAAGGGCAGCTGTGGCGGACTTTCATCACTCGGTATCGCCAAAGCCTGTGACTGCGATAAACCTTGCGACACTTTACAAGAAAAATTAGATGCTGGCGATGAAAATGCCAAAGCTGAATACGAACAAAAATTTGCGAAGAAAGACGATGATTCGCAATTTTATGAAGTGAAATAA